Sequence from the Candidatus Rokuibacteriota bacterium genome:
AAGTGCCGGAGCGCGCCCACGCCGCGGCCGAGGGCGAAACCCTCGCGGATGGCGCGCGTCACGTAAGCCTTGGCGTCGCGCACGGCCTCGCCGAGCGGCCGCCCCTGAGCCAGGCCCGCCACGATGGCGGCCGAGAAGGTGCAGCCGGTGCCGTGCGTGTTGTCGGACTCGATGCGCGGGGCCTGGAAGGCCGTGAAGTCTCGGCCGTTGTAGAGGAGGTCCACCGCGTCGCCCTTGAGGTGGCCGCCCTTGACCAGCACGTGGCGCGGCCCCAGCTTGTGGATGCGGCGCGCGGCCTCCTCCATGTCGGCCCGGCTCGACACCGGCATGCCGGCCAGCGCTTCAGCCTCGGGCAGGTTGGGCGTCACCACGAGGGCCAGGGGCAGGAGGCTCATCGTCACAGCGCGGACGGCCGCGGGCTCGAGCAGCACGTCGCCGGACTTGGCGGTCATGACCGGGTCGACCACGAGCCGCTCCACCGGATGCGCGCGCAACCCGGCCGCCACCGCTAGGACGATGGCGGCGGTGCCGAGCATGCCGCACTTGGCGGCGTCGGCGCCGAAATCGTCCAGGACGGTTGCGAGCTGGTGGGCGACGAGCGAAGGCGGCAGATACTCGACGGCCTGGACCCCCAGGGAATTCTGCGCCGTCACCGCGGTGATGACGGACATGCCGAAGACCCGGTAGGCCGAGAAGGTCTTGAGATCCGCCTGGATGCCCGCGCCGCCGCCGGAATCCGAGCCGGCGATGCTCAGGGCTTTGGGGATGGACATGGGCTCTTAGTATACGGGATGACGAGCGTGAATTCTCCCCTGACCGTGCCTGCGGCGAAGCGCTCCCGAAGCGCCTCCGGCGTGCCGCGGACGATCTCCTCGAACTGCTTGGTCAGCTCGCGGGCCACGACGAT
This genomic interval carries:
- the thiD gene encoding bifunctional hydroxymethylpyrimidine kinase/phosphomethylpyrimidine kinase, whose protein sequence is MSIPKALSIAGSDSGGGAGIQADLKTFSAYRVFGMSVITAVTAQNSLGVQAVEYLPPSLVAHQLATVLDDFGADAAKCGMLGTAAIVLAVAAGLRAHPVERLVVDPVMTAKSGDVLLEPAAVRAVTMSLLPLALVVTPNLPEAEALAGMPVSSRADMEEAARRIHKLGPRHVLVKGGHLKGDAVDLLYNGRDFTAFQAPRIESDNTHGTGCTFSAAIVAGLAQGRPLGEAVRDAKAYVTRAIREGFALGRGVGALRHFLTEW